In Phreatobacter stygius, a genomic segment contains:
- a CDS encoding malonyl-CoA decarboxylase, with the protein MKPLKSRTSDVTPVFVSELIETLTRRGLALFGRRDARGEVAQARDLAALGELLLSRRGEASGVTLAETLLAAFAAASAAERLTFLLALADRFGPDPAAVQRAIAAVLDISETGALEKLHAASEPRRQALFRRLNLAPGGTTALLRMREDLLGHLSDHPRLKLVDDDFVHLFSSWFNRGFLALRRIDWTTSPNILERIIRYEAVHAIRDWDDLRNRLAPEDRRCYGFFHPQLVDEPLIFVEVALTRDIPPAVGPLLDLARTPIAAAEATTAVFYSISNTQRGLGSVSFGNFLIKQVVEDLKRELPNVKTSVTLSPVPGFASWLAGQRKAEVAWLDAATQAELGLVDEHGWHADAGKAERVRAVLLPIAVRYLLAAKTAGGRPVDPVARFHLGNGARLERLNFLGDVSAKGLKQSHGLMVNYLYALDEIEVNHEAFAEKGVIAAAPAVRQLAPADKSSRSTVPAP; encoded by the coding sequence ATGAAACCGCTGAAGTCGAGGACCTCGGATGTCACGCCCGTCTTCGTCAGCGAGCTGATCGAGACGCTGACCCGGCGCGGCCTGGCGCTGTTCGGCCGCAGGGACGCCAGGGGGGAGGTGGCGCAGGCGCGCGATCTGGCGGCACTCGGCGAGCTGCTTCTGTCGCGCCGCGGCGAGGCGTCCGGCGTCACGCTGGCCGAGACCCTGCTGGCCGCCTTCGCCGCGGCAAGCGCGGCCGAGCGCCTGACCTTCCTGCTGGCGCTGGCGGACCGCTTCGGCCCGGACCCTGCCGCGGTTCAGCGCGCGATCGCCGCTGTCCTTGACATCTCCGAAACCGGCGCCCTGGAAAAACTGCATGCGGCGTCCGAGCCGCGCCGTCAGGCGCTGTTCAGGCGGCTGAACCTTGCGCCAGGCGGCACCACCGCGCTGCTGCGCATGCGCGAGGACCTGCTCGGACACCTGTCCGACCATCCCCGGCTGAAGCTGGTCGACGACGATTTCGTCCATCTGTTCTCGTCCTGGTTCAATCGCGGCTTCCTCGCGCTTCGGCGCATCGACTGGACGACGTCGCCGAACATCCTGGAACGGATCATCCGCTACGAGGCGGTCCATGCCATCCGGGACTGGGACGATCTGCGCAACCGGCTCGCCCCGGAAGATCGGCGCTGTTACGGCTTCTTCCACCCGCAACTGGTCGACGAGCCCCTGATCTTCGTCGAGGTCGCGCTGACCAGGGACATCCCGCCGGCGGTCGGCCCCCTGCTCGATCTGGCCCGGACGCCAATCGCCGCGGCCGAGGCGACGACGGCGGTGTTCTATTCGATCTCGAACACGCAGCGCGGCCTCGGAAGCGTTTCCTTCGGCAATTTCCTGATCAAGCAGGTCGTCGAAGACCTGAAACGCGAACTGCCCAATGTGAAGACGTCGGTCACGCTGTCGCCGGTGCCCGGCTTCGCCTCCTGGCTGGCGGGGCAACGGAAAGCCGAGGTCGCCTGGCTCGACGCGGCGACACAGGCGGAACTTGGCCTCGTCGACGAGCACGGTTGGCATGCCGATGCCGGCAAGGCCGAGCGGGTGCGCGCGGTGCTGCTGCCCATTGCCGTGCGCTACTTGCTCGCGGCCAAGACCGCAGGCGGGCGTCCGGTCGATCCGGTGGCGCGCTTTCATCTGGGCAATGGCGCCCGGCTCGAACGGCTCAATTTCCTTGGCGACGTGTCGGCCAAGGGCCTGAAACAATCCCACGGGCTGATGGTCAACTATCTCTATGCGCTCGACGAAATCGAGGTGAACCACGAAGCCTTCGCCGAGAAGGGCGTCATTGCGGCCGCGCCGGCCGTGCGCCAGCTGGCGCCTGCCGACAAATCCTCTCGAAGCACCGTCCCGGCGCCGTGA